One genomic region from Magallana gigas chromosome 3, xbMagGiga1.1, whole genome shotgun sequence encodes:
- the LOC105332019 gene encoding collagen alpha-1(XIV) chain isoform X3, producing the protein MAFSIVLTVVVLPILCTQVQGDCAGKADIIIAVPGSVNIPGEEFFPFETFLHMLVDYFVLDENNVNVGFVLYGNEPTILSHPQPFKDQAETNTRATLLTQRENYMNILGSPPNVARALNLMRAMFQNPSGYPMERPRRGVKKIGVIFTWGAQPIEAFDDVVRASDDLRMDGVTMYAVGRSPIGPEFARLATDECKLFSMGNFQEGLPSVLPYLGSSICTHMDPVINASSINCFPKFWRPSPNPPIICPSMSEIFQDPYNCAYYYKCDLSVARRERCPSNMLFDNFIRTCNYKDAVTCYSRMTCPEPNGLFPHPESCNRFMNCFNGIPYVQECPPNLYFNERTKLCDDRQNVQCRLQ; encoded by the exons ATGGCGTTCTCCATTGTGCTGACTGTGGTTGTACTACCGATTCTGTGTACACAAG TTCAAGGCGATTGCGCGGGAAAAGCTGACATTATTATTGCCGTTCCTGGTTCAGTGAATATACCCGGAGAGGAGTTTTTCCCCTTTGAGACCTTTCTTCACATGCTTGTGGACTATTTTGTGTTGGACGAGAATAACGTCAACGTGGGATTTGTGTTGTACGGGAACGAACCTACCATTCTGAGTCATCCACAGCCCTTCAAAGATCAGGCCGAGACCAACACAAGAGCGACTCTTCTTACTCAAAGAGAAAACTATATGAACATTCTAGGATCTCCGCCAAATGTTGCGAGAGCATTGAACCTCATGCGAGCTATGTTCCAGAATCCCAGTGGATACCCCATGGAGAGACCACGCCGAGGTGTTAAGAAAATAGGAGTTATATTCACCTGGGGAGCACAGCCCATTGAGGCCTTTGATGACGTAGTCAGGGCTTCCGATGACCTCAGAATGGACGGCGTAACCATGTATGCAGTGGGAAGAAGCCCCATTGGTCCGGAGTTTGCCAGACTTGCCACAGATGAATGCAAACTGTTCAGTATGGGTAACTTCCAGGAAGGTTTGCCTAGCGTACTCCCGTATCTCGGCAGCAGCATATGTACTC ATATGGACCCTGTGATTAATGCCTCTTCCATCAACTGTTTTCCAA AGTTCTGGAGGCCCAGTCCCAACCCTCCCATCATCTGCCCCTCCATGAGCGAGATCTTCCAGGACCCCTACAACTGTGCCTACTACTACAAGTGCGACCTGAGCGTCGCCAGGAGAGAGAGGTGTCCCTCCAACATGTTGTTTGACAACTTCATTCGTACCTGTAACTATAAGGACGCTGTCACGTGCTACTCAAGGATGACGTGCCCGGAACCCAACGGACTTTTCCCACATCCGGAATCCTGCAACAGATTTATGAACTGCTTTAACGGAATTCCTTACGTTCAAGAATGCCCTCCTAATCTTTATTTCAATGAGAGAACCAAACTCTGCGACGACAGACAAAACGTGCAATGTCGTTTGCAGTAA
- the LOC105332019 gene encoding collagen alpha-1(XIV) chain isoform X1: protein MKIKGERMAFSIVLTVVVLPILCTQVQGDCAGKADIIIAVPGSVNIPGEEFFPFETFLHMLVDYFVLDENNVNVGFVLYGNEPTILSHPQPFKDQAETNTRATLLTQRENYMNILGSPPNVARALNLMRAMFQNPSGYPMERPRRGVKKIGVIFTWGAQPIEAFDDVVRASDDLRMDGVTMYAVGRSPIGPEFARLATDECKLFSMGNFQEGLPSVLPYLGSSICTHMDPVINASSINCFPKFWRPSPNPPIICPSMSEIFQDPYNCAYYYKCDLSVARRERCPSNMLFDNFIRTCNYKDAVTCYSRMTCPEPNGLFPHPESCNRFMNCFNGIPYVQECPPNLYFNERTKLCDDRQNVQCRLQ, encoded by the exons atgaaaattaaag GAGAGAGGATGGCGTTCTCCATTGTGCTGACTGTGGTTGTACTACCGATTCTGTGTACACAAG TTCAAGGCGATTGCGCGGGAAAAGCTGACATTATTATTGCCGTTCCTGGTTCAGTGAATATACCCGGAGAGGAGTTTTTCCCCTTTGAGACCTTTCTTCACATGCTTGTGGACTATTTTGTGTTGGACGAGAATAACGTCAACGTGGGATTTGTGTTGTACGGGAACGAACCTACCATTCTGAGTCATCCACAGCCCTTCAAAGATCAGGCCGAGACCAACACAAGAGCGACTCTTCTTACTCAAAGAGAAAACTATATGAACATTCTAGGATCTCCGCCAAATGTTGCGAGAGCATTGAACCTCATGCGAGCTATGTTCCAGAATCCCAGTGGATACCCCATGGAGAGACCACGCCGAGGTGTTAAGAAAATAGGAGTTATATTCACCTGGGGAGCACAGCCCATTGAGGCCTTTGATGACGTAGTCAGGGCTTCCGATGACCTCAGAATGGACGGCGTAACCATGTATGCAGTGGGAAGAAGCCCCATTGGTCCGGAGTTTGCCAGACTTGCCACAGATGAATGCAAACTGTTCAGTATGGGTAACTTCCAGGAAGGTTTGCCTAGCGTACTCCCGTATCTCGGCAGCAGCATATGTACTC ATATGGACCCTGTGATTAATGCCTCTTCCATCAACTGTTTTCCAA AGTTCTGGAGGCCCAGTCCCAACCCTCCCATCATCTGCCCCTCCATGAGCGAGATCTTCCAGGACCCCTACAACTGTGCCTACTACTACAAGTGCGACCTGAGCGTCGCCAGGAGAGAGAGGTGTCCCTCCAACATGTTGTTTGACAACTTCATTCGTACCTGTAACTATAAGGACGCTGTCACGTGCTACTCAAGGATGACGTGCCCGGAACCCAACGGACTTTTCCCACATCCGGAATCCTGCAACAGATTTATGAACTGCTTTAACGGAATTCCTTACGTTCAAGAATGCCCTCCTAATCTTTATTTCAATGAGAGAACCAAACTCTGCGACGACAGACAAAACGTGCAATGTCGTTTGCAGTAA
- the LOC105332019 gene encoding collagen alpha-1(XIV) chain isoform X2, protein MASPGERMAFSIVLTVVVLPILCTQVQGDCAGKADIIIAVPGSVNIPGEEFFPFETFLHMLVDYFVLDENNVNVGFVLYGNEPTILSHPQPFKDQAETNTRATLLTQRENYMNILGSPPNVARALNLMRAMFQNPSGYPMERPRRGVKKIGVIFTWGAQPIEAFDDVVRASDDLRMDGVTMYAVGRSPIGPEFARLATDECKLFSMGNFQEGLPSVLPYLGSSICTHMDPVINASSINCFPKFWRPSPNPPIICPSMSEIFQDPYNCAYYYKCDLSVARRERCPSNMLFDNFIRTCNYKDAVTCYSRMTCPEPNGLFPHPESCNRFMNCFNGIPYVQECPPNLYFNERTKLCDDRQNVQCRLQ, encoded by the exons ATGGCTTCACCAG GAGAGAGGATGGCGTTCTCCATTGTGCTGACTGTGGTTGTACTACCGATTCTGTGTACACAAG TTCAAGGCGATTGCGCGGGAAAAGCTGACATTATTATTGCCGTTCCTGGTTCAGTGAATATACCCGGAGAGGAGTTTTTCCCCTTTGAGACCTTTCTTCACATGCTTGTGGACTATTTTGTGTTGGACGAGAATAACGTCAACGTGGGATTTGTGTTGTACGGGAACGAACCTACCATTCTGAGTCATCCACAGCCCTTCAAAGATCAGGCCGAGACCAACACAAGAGCGACTCTTCTTACTCAAAGAGAAAACTATATGAACATTCTAGGATCTCCGCCAAATGTTGCGAGAGCATTGAACCTCATGCGAGCTATGTTCCAGAATCCCAGTGGATACCCCATGGAGAGACCACGCCGAGGTGTTAAGAAAATAGGAGTTATATTCACCTGGGGAGCACAGCCCATTGAGGCCTTTGATGACGTAGTCAGGGCTTCCGATGACCTCAGAATGGACGGCGTAACCATGTATGCAGTGGGAAGAAGCCCCATTGGTCCGGAGTTTGCCAGACTTGCCACAGATGAATGCAAACTGTTCAGTATGGGTAACTTCCAGGAAGGTTTGCCTAGCGTACTCCCGTATCTCGGCAGCAGCATATGTACTC ATATGGACCCTGTGATTAATGCCTCTTCCATCAACTGTTTTCCAA AGTTCTGGAGGCCCAGTCCCAACCCTCCCATCATCTGCCCCTCCATGAGCGAGATCTTCCAGGACCCCTACAACTGTGCCTACTACTACAAGTGCGACCTGAGCGTCGCCAGGAGAGAGAGGTGTCCCTCCAACATGTTGTTTGACAACTTCATTCGTACCTGTAACTATAAGGACGCTGTCACGTGCTACTCAAGGATGACGTGCCCGGAACCCAACGGACTTTTCCCACATCCGGAATCCTGCAACAGATTTATGAACTGCTTTAACGGAATTCCTTACGTTCAAGAATGCCCTCCTAATCTTTATTTCAATGAGAGAACCAAACTCTGCGACGACAGACAAAACGTGCAATGTCGTTTGCAGTAA